A single window of Nicoliella spurrieriana DNA harbors:
- the solA gene encoding N-methyl-L-tryptophan oxidase produces MGKVYDLAIIGTGSVGSAAGYYASQDGLDVLELDLARPPHDQGSHHGQTRIIRHAYGEGAKYLPLILKAQQLWESLQSQSGMDIFHQVGVLNVGPQNTEFITNVAKTAAQYHLPVDHLTAREINTRWPDWHFDNDYRGIFERDSGYLLSENAIRAYLSGAEQNGVTQDFTAKVQSVRQVEDNLVEIKTTDHTYLAHQVAVTAGTWVKELLPDLPIQPLRKVFGWFKINDAKLNESAGFSCFSVEDKTGEIYYGFPGKNGLIKIGHHNGGQPINQREARLPYGEYDSDEHDVDGLLSEHLSGTAGLDHGAACTYDLSPDEDFIIDRVPGQPNIQVITGLSGHGFKFASVLGKIVVDQSQDREVAFDLTPFRIDRF; encoded by the coding sequence ATGGGAAAAGTTTATGATTTAGCAATTATTGGAACTGGTTCGGTAGGATCAGCAGCCGGTTATTATGCCAGTCAGGATGGGTTAGATGTTTTGGAACTTGACTTAGCACGACCACCACATGATCAAGGATCGCACCATGGCCAGACTAGGATTATTCGACATGCTTATGGTGAAGGGGCCAAGTACCTACCGTTAATTTTAAAGGCACAACAACTTTGGGAATCATTGCAGTCACAAAGTGGGATGGACATCTTTCATCAAGTGGGTGTATTAAACGTGGGGCCACAAAATACTGAGTTCATCACCAATGTTGCAAAAACTGCTGCACAATATCACCTCCCGGTAGATCATTTAACGGCACGTGAAATTAACACCCGTTGGCCTGATTGGCATTTTGATAACGACTATCGAGGAATTTTTGAAAGGGATAGTGGTTATTTACTCTCTGAAAATGCTATTCGGGCTTACTTAAGCGGAGCGGAACAAAATGGGGTAACACAAGATTTTACTGCAAAGGTTCAATCTGTTAGACAGGTGGAAGATAACTTAGTGGAAATAAAGACGACTGATCATACCTATTTAGCGCATCAAGTCGCGGTAACCGCTGGAACCTGGGTGAAAGAATTGCTGCCAGATTTACCCATTCAACCGCTACGGAAGGTTTTTGGCTGGTTTAAAATTAATGACGCCAAGCTTAATGAATCAGCAGGATTTAGTTGCTTTTCAGTCGAAGATAAAACTGGTGAAATCTATTATGGATTTCCTGGTAAGAATGGTTTGATAAAAATTGGTCACCATAATGGTGGGCAACCAATTAATCAACGCGAAGCCCGTTTGCCTTATGGGGAATATGATAGTGATGAACATGATGTTGACGGATTATTAAGTGAACATTTAAGTGGAACCGCTGGGTTAGACCATGGTGCGGCATGTACTTATGACTTATCACCAGATGAAGATTTCATAATTGACCGGGTGCCAGGGCAGCCGAACATTCAAGTGATTACTGGTTTGAGCGGGCACGGCTTTAAGTTTGCGAGCGTGCTGGGGAAAATCGTTGTGGATCAATCGCAGGATAGAGAAGTAGCATTTGATCTAACACCGTTTAGAATTGATAGATTTTAA
- a CDS encoding Abi family protein codes for MTTPRNLAYKQQMKQLASLGMIINSKEFKKPINFEIIGYYKIKEFSLPFLHKGSYNGIRLKSIANRFYLDKNLRMHFLQAIEKIELSLKIKLSYLFTNKYQDFGYLDFKNWFNKASGNDFIKKQELLFKKKIRHSMKKASNPEYKNKFNLNKEGLPSAWFGISLLMFGDIEFIIKNLSRKNAIKLAKEYHLDYKTLLSVVGLVHLARNICCHNQNLVDVKIKTQLNINKLFRNANKILSEYSSKQGRMDMNGLAMVTMCVKYMVDEIDPNYDWDDIISDIVALAHPVSKNGGELYHHMGFKSARSLRNLFPKNKRDLKEAQRRVS; via the coding sequence GTGACGACCCCTCGTAACCTAGCTTATAAACAACAAATGAAACAATTGGCATCATTGGGCATGATTATTAACTCAAAGGAGTTTAAGAAGCCCATTAATTTTGAGATAATTGGTTATTATAAGATTAAGGAGTTTTCACTACCGTTTTTACATAAGGGCAGTTACAATGGGATTCGCTTAAAAAGCATTGCCAATCGCTTTTATCTAGATAAAAATTTACGAATGCATTTCTTACAAGCAATTGAGAAAATTGAGCTCTCTTTAAAAATAAAATTGTCGTATTTATTTACTAACAAGTATCAAGACTTTGGCTACTTGGATTTTAAAAATTGGTTCAATAAGGCAAGTGGAAATGATTTTATAAAGAAACAGGAACTCCTGTTTAAAAAGAAAATTCGGCATTCAATGAAAAAAGCTAGTAATCCTGAATATAAAAATAAATTTAACCTTAATAAAGAGGGGTTACCTTCTGCTTGGTTCGGGATTAGTCTGTTAATGTTTGGCGATATCGAATTCATTATCAAGAATCTATCTAGGAAAAACGCCATTAAGTTGGCTAAAGAATACCATCTAGATTATAAAACATTGTTATCGGTGGTCGGATTGGTTCACTTAGCACGCAATATTTGTTGTCATAACCAAAATTTAGTTGACGTTAAAATTAAAACCCAACTAAACATTAATAAATTATTCCGAAATGCAAATAAAATTCTGTCTGAATACAGTAGTAAGCAGGGGCGGATGGATATGAATGGATTAGCGATGGTCACAATGTGTGTGAAGTATATGGTTGATGAAATCGATCCTAACTATGACTGGGATGATATTATTTCAGACATTGTTGCTCTCGCACATCCGGTTAGTAAAAATGGCGGGGAACTGTATCATCATATGGGATTCAAAAGTGCGCGTTCGCTTAGGAATCTTTTTCCCAAGAACAAGCGTGATTTAAAAGAGGCGCAGAGAAGGGTTAGTTAA
- a CDS encoding aldo/keto reductase produces the protein MKRIKLNNGLLMPQEGFGVYQIPDYGDCKQAVMDALSLGYRLLDTAQAYKNEEAVGDAIVESNVDRNDIFLTTKIWVSNYGFEKTQASFNESLKKLNTDYVDLVLLHQPLGDYYGAYRALEQLYQEGKIKAIGVSNFAAARYVDLVSNVKVIPAVNQIETHVFNQEQPIRPYLKEYGTQIESWGPFAEGKNHLFTNETLVAIGEHHDKSAAQVALRFLLQSGVVIIPKSTHIERMKQNLAVWDFELSAAEMKKIQALDENKSFFVDYSDPQFIKALNSWEV, from the coding sequence ATGAAAAGGATTAAGTTAAACAACGGATTGTTGATGCCACAAGAGGGATTTGGGGTTTATCAAATCCCGGACTATGGTGATTGTAAGCAAGCGGTAATGGATGCATTGTCATTGGGTTATCGGCTATTAGATACCGCCCAGGCTTATAAAAATGAAGAGGCAGTGGGGGATGCAATCGTCGAAAGTAACGTTGATCGTAATGATATCTTTTTAACAACTAAAATTTGGGTTAGTAACTATGGTTTCGAAAAGACCCAAGCATCCTTTAATGAGTCCTTAAAGAAGCTAAACACTGACTATGTTGACCTGGTGTTACTTCATCAACCGTTGGGTGATTACTATGGGGCTTACCGGGCGTTGGAGCAGCTGTACCAAGAGGGCAAAATTAAAGCGATCGGGGTATCTAACTTTGCTGCTGCTAGGTATGTTGATTTGGTATCAAACGTTAAGGTGATCCCTGCAGTAAATCAAATTGAAACCCATGTTTTTAATCAAGAGCAACCAATTCGTCCGTACCTAAAGGAGTATGGAACTCAAATTGAATCATGGGGGCCGTTTGCTGAGGGGAAGAACCACTTGTTTACGAATGAAACGTTGGTAGCAATTGGCGAGCACCATGATAAATCAGCAGCGCAGGTAGCATTGCGGTTTTTATTGCAATCTGGGGTTGTGATCATTCCGAAGTCAACGCACATCGAAAGAATGAAACAAAATTTAGCTGTTTGGGATTTTGAACTATCAGCTGCTGAAATGAAAAAAATTCAAGCATTAGATGAAAATAAGTCGTTTTTCGTTGACTATTCAGATCCGCAATTTATTAAGGCCTTAAACTCTTGGGAAGTCTAA
- a CDS encoding NAD(P)H-dependent oxidoreductase, translating into MDKNEELINLAHRRYATKKYDPNKHITDKDWATIMEVARLSPSSMGFEPWQFLLIENKDLKQAMYDDAWGAQHSFDGADKFVVILARKDMDVNSPHIKHMSEDVQGHPFDVHSAFSKKIIDFQENDFQLNTSRELFDWTSKQTYIPLANMMSAAAALDIDSCPIEGFNRANIDRILADHNAFDPKKWGVSVMVSFGYRDQEITPKKRQPMEAVYRVIK; encoded by the coding sequence ATGGATAAGAATGAAGAATTAATTAACCTAGCTCACCGTAGATACGCAACTAAAAAGTATGATCCAAATAAACATATTACTGATAAGGATTGGGCTACGATTATGGAAGTCGCTCGACTTTCACCTAGTTCAATGGGCTTTGAACCGTGGCAATTTTTATTGATCGAAAACAAGGATTTAAAGCAAGCCATGTATGATGATGCATGGGGGGCTCAACACAGTTTTGATGGTGCTGATAAGTTCGTAGTGATTTTAGCTAGAAAGGACATGGATGTCAATTCACCCCACATTAAGCACATGAGTGAAGATGTCCAGGGCCATCCATTTGATGTGCACTCAGCATTTTCTAAGAAGATTATTGACTTTCAGGAAAATGACTTCCAGTTAAACACCAGTCGGGAACTATTTGATTGGACTTCGAAGCAGACCTATATTCCACTTGCGAATATGATGAGTGCCGCTGCCGCACTGGATATTGATAGTTGTCCGATTGAAGGGTTTAACCGCGCGAACATCGACCGGATTTTAGCGGATCACAACGCTTTTGACCCTAAAAAGTGGGGTGTTTCGGTCATGGTTAGTTTTGGTTATCGTGATCAAGAGATTACCCCTAAGAAGCGTCAACCAATGGAAGCTGTATATCGAGTAATTAAATAA